Proteins from a single region of Labedella gwakjiensis:
- a CDS encoding carboxylate-amine ligase gives MRKIGVEEELLLVHPDDGRPLALSGRVLADGHSHHLQAELQQEMIEIGSEPEEDLGALRASLLRHRRMADDRARAVGARTVAIASSPLPIEPHLTRDERYDWMAAHFGVTARRTMVCGCHVHVDVESREEGVAVLDRIRGWLPVLTALSADSPFHEGADTGYASYRSQIWSRWPSAGPLPVFGSVEALDAFERSLLSTGVLLDRGMLYFDTRLSSRYPTIEVRVADVCMDVEDTVTIAALTRALVQTAAAGWRSGDIPSPLPAAALRLASWRASAEGIGGSLVDPGTGEPSPARLVIDALLEHVGDALDESGDRERVASGVDGILRRGTGADRQRSVLSREGSLSAVMLDAAEITARGTH, from the coding sequence ATGAGGAAGATCGGTGTCGAGGAGGAGCTGCTCCTCGTTCACCCGGACGACGGACGCCCGTTGGCGCTGTCCGGTCGCGTCCTGGCAGACGGCCACTCCCATCATCTGCAGGCCGAACTGCAGCAGGAGATGATCGAGATCGGCTCCGAACCGGAAGAGGACCTGGGGGCGCTTCGGGCGTCGCTCCTCCGGCATCGGAGGATGGCCGACGATCGGGCGCGAGCCGTCGGAGCCCGGACGGTCGCGATCGCGTCGTCACCGCTCCCCATCGAGCCGCACCTCACAAGGGACGAGCGCTACGACTGGATGGCCGCGCACTTCGGGGTGACGGCGCGCCGCACGATGGTGTGCGGCTGCCACGTCCACGTGGACGTGGAGAGCCGCGAGGAGGGCGTCGCGGTGCTCGACCGCATCAGGGGGTGGCTTCCCGTGCTGACGGCACTCAGCGCCGATTCGCCGTTCCACGAGGGTGCCGACACCGGCTACGCGAGCTATCGGTCGCAGATCTGGAGCCGCTGGCCCTCGGCCGGTCCCCTCCCCGTGTTCGGCAGCGTCGAGGCGCTCGACGCGTTCGAACGGTCCCTCCTGTCGACAGGCGTCCTCCTGGATCGAGGGATGCTCTACTTCGATACCCGGCTGTCGAGCCGCTACCCCACCATCGAAGTGCGCGTCGCCGACGTGTGCATGGACGTCGAGGACACGGTGACGATCGCGGCGCTCACCCGTGCGCTCGTCCAGACGGCAGCCGCGGGGTGGCGTTCGGGCGACATCCCCTCTCCCCTCCCGGCCGCGGCGCTGCGACTCGCGTCGTGGCGGGCGTCGGCCGAAGGGATCGGCGGATCACTCGTCGATCCGGGAACCGGCGAGCCGTCGCCCGCGCGGCTCGTGATCGATGCGCTCCTGGAGCACGTCGGCGATGCGCTCGACGAGTCGGGAGATCGCGAGAGGGTCGCCTCCGGCGTGGACGGGATCCTCCGGCGCGGGACCGGGGCCGACCGGCAGCGATCGGTTCTCTCCCGGGAGGGATCCCTCTCCGCCGTGATGCTCGACGCCGCCGAGATCACGGCCCGCGGCACCCACTGA
- a CDS encoding long-chain-fatty-acid--CoA ligase, producing the protein MRGGHGGGGSSRCLEWCLVTTENARPWLASYAPGVPTILDIPDGSLVDIIEQSAREFPSAVALEFFGATTTYRELAERIERAAAGLVRLGVSHGDPVAIVLPNCPEHVIAFYAVLRVGGVVVEHNPLYTPRELRHQFEDHGARVAIAWDKVVGTIQEFPRDVAVDHIVSIDITESMPFVKRAALRLPIPALRRTRATLTTRVRGTVTWERLTGGGRVGDDVPRPAADDIAVIQYTSGTTGTPKGAVLTHRNLSANAAQSRAWVPTITRGDGCVVYAVLPMFHAYGLTLCLTFAMSMGARLVLFPKFEPDLVLAVMRKRPPTFLPAVPPIADRLMRAAEEKGVSLAGVQVAISGAMPLDEAIVRPWEERSGGFLVEGYGLSECSPVLMANPVADNRKAGTVGLPLPGTDVRIVDPEDPSTVLGVGAEGELVVRGPQVFSGYWRKPEESAAVFADGWFRTGDIATIDSDGFVRIVDRIKELIITGGFNVAPSEVEEALRGLPGIADAAVVGLVSPHSGEDVVAAVVLEPGAAFSADEARSALRSSLTPYKVPKRIVVVDELPKSLIGKVQRRLVRDSLAAAE; encoded by the coding sequence ATGCGCGGCGGTCACGGCGGCGGCGGCTCGTCCCGTTGCCTAGAGTGGTGTCTCGTGACGACCGAAAACGCCCGACCGTGGCTCGCGAGCTACGCTCCCGGCGTCCCCACCATCCTGGACATCCCCGACGGCTCCCTCGTCGACATCATCGAGCAGTCCGCACGGGAGTTCCCCTCCGCCGTGGCGCTCGAGTTCTTCGGGGCCACGACGACCTATCGTGAGCTCGCGGAGCGCATCGAGCGCGCGGCGGCCGGCCTCGTGCGGCTCGGGGTCTCGCACGGCGACCCCGTCGCGATCGTTCTCCCGAACTGCCCGGAGCACGTCATCGCCTTCTACGCCGTCCTCCGCGTCGGCGGAGTCGTCGTCGAGCACAATCCGCTCTACACCCCGCGCGAGCTCCGCCACCAGTTCGAGGACCACGGCGCGCGCGTCGCGATCGCGTGGGACAAGGTCGTCGGGACCATCCAGGAGTTCCCGCGCGACGTCGCCGTCGACCATATCGTCTCGATCGACATCACCGAGAGCATGCCGTTCGTGAAGCGCGCGGCGCTGCGGCTCCCGATCCCGGCGCTCCGCCGTACGCGCGCGACTCTCACGACGCGCGTCCGCGGGACGGTCACGTGGGAGCGCCTCACCGGAGGTGGACGCGTCGGAGACGACGTGCCGCGTCCGGCCGCCGACGACATCGCCGTCATTCAATACACGAGCGGCACCACCGGCACACCGAAGGGCGCCGTTCTCACCCACCGCAACCTCAGCGCGAACGCCGCGCAGTCGCGGGCCTGGGTCCCCACCATCACGCGAGGCGACGGTTGCGTGGTCTACGCCGTCCTGCCGATGTTCCACGCCTACGGCCTCACCCTCTGCCTCACGTTCGCGATGAGCATGGGCGCGCGTCTCGTGCTCTTCCCCAAGTTCGAACCGGATCTCGTCCTCGCTGTGATGAGGAAGCGTCCACCCACGTTCCTCCCGGCCGTCCCGCCGATCGCCGATCGCCTCATGCGTGCGGCGGAGGAGAAGGGCGTCTCTCTCGCCGGTGTCCAGGTGGCGATCTCCGGTGCCATGCCACTCGACGAGGCGATCGTACGGCCGTGGGAGGAGCGCAGCGGGGGCTTCCTCGTGGAGGGATACGGGCTGAGCGAGTGCTCCCCGGTGCTCATGGCCAATCCCGTGGCGGACAACCGGAAGGCCGGCACCGTCGGTCTCCCGCTGCCCGGCACCGACGTGAGGATCGTGGACCCCGAGGACCCGAGTACCGTGCTCGGCGTCGGGGCCGAGGGCGAGCTCGTCGTCCGCGGGCCGCAGGTGTTCTCCGGCTACTGGCGCAAGCCGGAGGAGAGCGCAGCGGTGTTCGCCGACGGGTGGTTCCGCACGGGAGACATCGCCACGATCGACTCCGACGGGTTCGTCCGCATCGTCGACCGCATCAAGGAACTCATCATCACCGGCGGCTTCAACGTCGCTCCGAGCGAGGTGGAGGAGGCGCTGCGCGGACTCCCGGGCATCGCCGATGCCGCCGTCGTCGGTCTGGTGAGCCCGCACTCGGGCGAGGACGTCGTCGCAGCGGTGGTCCTCGAGCCCGGCGCGGCGTTCTCGGCCGACGAGGCGCGGTCGGCGCTCCGGTCGTCGCTCACGCCGTACAAGGTGCCGAAGAGGATCGTCGTCGTCGACGAGCTGCCGAAGTCGCTCATCGGCAAGGTGCAGCGGCGCCTCGTGCGCGACAGCCTCGCCGCAGCGGAATAG
- a CDS encoding DedA family protein produces MTLLTTSSSGESGSLLSGFSDWAVGLMETIGAPGAGIAVALENLFPPLPSELILPLAGFTASRGSFTIAEAIFWTTLGSVVGALALYGIGAALGRDRMRRIAAKLPLIQVEDVDRTEAWFERHGSKAVFFGRMVPIFRSLISIPAGIERMHLGLFTLLTLGGSLLWNSLFVGAGFLLGENWHVVEEYAGIFQTIVVVVVVVAVVWWVTKRIRTLRRRDAERA; encoded by the coding sequence ATGACCCTCTTGACCACCTCGAGCTCCGGCGAATCCGGCTCCCTTCTCAGCGGATTCTCCGACTGGGCCGTCGGACTCATGGAGACGATCGGCGCCCCGGGTGCTGGAATCGCCGTCGCGCTCGAGAACCTCTTCCCGCCGCTCCCGAGTGAGCTCATCCTCCCGCTCGCGGGGTTCACGGCGAGTCGTGGGAGCTTCACGATCGCCGAGGCGATTTTCTGGACGACTCTCGGATCGGTCGTCGGCGCCCTCGCGCTGTACGGGATCGGTGCGGCACTCGGCCGCGATCGCATGCGGAGGATCGCCGCGAAGCTCCCCCTCATCCAGGTGGAGGACGTGGACCGCACCGAGGCGTGGTTCGAGAGGCACGGAAGCAAGGCCGTCTTCTTCGGACGGATGGTCCCGATCTTCCGCAGCCTCATCTCGATCCCCGCGGGAATCGAACGCATGCACCTCGGTCTCTTCACCCTCCTGACGCTCGGTGGCAGCCTGCTCTGGAACTCCCTCTTCGTCGGCGCGGGGTTCCTCCTCGGCGAGAACTGGCACGTGGTCGAGGAGTACGCGGGCATCTTCCAGACGATCGTCGTCGTCGTGGTGGTGGTTGCCGTGGTGTGGTGGGTGACGAAGCGGATCAGAACCCTTCGACGGCGGGACGCCGAGCGAGCATAA
- a CDS encoding HelD family protein: MDDDAEWFIGRMGLFDPESRDPLLVDWRAPLSRAFYTATPLHPDGVEVRSTIGTRGWRVSSVVGEELSLSAAGDTGSMGPSALMAAVSQHRTDRMSDIVATIQGEQDRIIRAELRGTLVVQGGPGTGKTAVALHRAAYVLYEHRDRLSREGVLIVGPNPDFLRYISEVLPSLGEDSVVLTSLHTLLPGVVAQREDERDVAEVKGRLDLAKAVENAVARREIPVRAPFTITLESDQTVVLDSRDLAGLRTRMRRTRKPHNESRPTFERVFRELVARRLLSIAGRSVEVDVDPDDVTDFAEELALDDRLADAIDTLWPIVSPEELISGLLGDEKLLAACAPMLDDRDRVLLVRTADTGWSVSDVPLLDEAAALLGEDPRPAMRARARERAERERELEYAQGVLDLYTDTTTDDDGSEGTGVTAEQLAARQRHDDRATVAERAEGESGWTYGHVIVDEAQELTPLALRALLRRCPSRSFTLVGDINQSSAAHGSDWDTLLRPQLRSYRREELTVNYRTPSEIMDLAARVLAHIDPRQSAPTSIRSAGVGPEIRRVAYDTTVHEIRERAGRFLDESDGTFAIIADAELLPRLRTATEGFPPSALDRVWFGSPRDAKGLEFDEVVLVEPGWRSERGVAESRELYVALTRATQRLTILHSTPLPPELAGV; encoded by the coding sequence ATGGACGACGACGCCGAATGGTTCATCGGGCGGATGGGGCTCTTCGACCCCGAATCGCGTGACCCGCTGCTCGTCGACTGGCGGGCGCCGCTATCCCGTGCGTTCTACACGGCGACACCGCTCCACCCGGACGGCGTGGAGGTGCGGTCGACCATCGGCACGCGCGGGTGGCGGGTCTCGAGCGTGGTCGGGGAGGAGCTCTCGCTCAGCGCCGCGGGGGACACGGGTTCGATGGGCCCGTCTGCTCTCATGGCCGCGGTCTCGCAGCATCGCACCGATCGGATGTCCGACATCGTCGCGACGATCCAGGGGGAGCAGGACCGCATCATCCGTGCCGAGTTGCGAGGCACCCTCGTGGTGCAGGGCGGCCCGGGCACGGGCAAGACGGCCGTCGCCCTGCACCGCGCCGCGTACGTCCTGTACGAACACCGTGACCGCTTGAGCCGCGAGGGAGTGCTCATCGTGGGGCCGAACCCGGACTTCCTCCGATACATCAGCGAGGTCCTCCCGTCGCTCGGGGAGGACAGCGTCGTACTCACCTCGCTGCACACCCTCCTGCCCGGCGTCGTGGCGCAGCGGGAGGACGAGCGCGATGTCGCCGAGGTGAAGGGGCGGCTCGACCTCGCGAAGGCCGTGGAGAACGCCGTCGCCCGTCGCGAGATCCCCGTGCGCGCTCCGTTCACGATCACCCTCGAATCCGACCAGACCGTCGTCCTCGACAGCCGCGATCTCGCAGGGCTCCGCACGAGGATGCGTCGGACGCGCAAGCCGCACAACGAGTCGCGGCCGACGTTCGAGCGCGTCTTCCGCGAGCTCGTCGCGCGGCGGCTGCTGTCCATAGCCGGACGGAGCGTCGAGGTCGACGTCGATCCGGACGACGTCACGGACTTCGCCGAGGAGCTCGCGCTCGACGACCGTCTCGCGGATGCGATCGACACTCTGTGGCCGATCGTGAGTCCGGAGGAGCTCATTTCGGGCCTCCTCGGCGACGAGAAGCTCTTGGCCGCGTGCGCCCCCATGTTGGACGACCGCGATCGCGTCCTCCTCGTCCGCACAGCCGACACCGGGTGGTCGGTGTCCGACGTGCCGCTCCTCGACGAGGCGGCCGCGCTCCTCGGGGAGGATCCCCGTCCTGCGATGCGCGCTCGGGCGCGGGAGCGGGCGGAGCGGGAGCGCGAGCTCGAGTACGCGCAGGGCGTGCTCGACCTCTACACCGACACGACGACGGACGACGACGGATCGGAGGGGACCGGCGTGACGGCGGAGCAGCTGGCGGCCCGGCAGCGGCACGACGACCGTGCGACCGTCGCGGAACGCGCCGAGGGCGAGTCCGGGTGGACCTACGGCCACGTCATCGTCGACGAGGCGCAGGAGCTCACGCCGCTCGCGCTCCGGGCTCTCCTCCGGCGATGCCCGTCACGATCGTTCACGCTCGTGGGGGACATCAACCAGAGTTCGGCAGCCCATGGCTCCGACTGGGACACCCTCCTCCGTCCGCAATTGCGCAGCTACAGGCGCGAGGAGCTCACGGTGAACTACCGCACCCCGTCGGAGATCATGGACCTCGCCGCGCGGGTCCTCGCGCACATCGATCCGCGCCAGTCGGCCCCCACCTCGATCCGGTCGGCGGGCGTCGGACCGGAGATCCGTCGCGTCGCGTACGACACCACGGTGCACGAGATCCGCGAGCGGGCCGGACGGTTCCTCGACGAATCCGATGGCACCTTCGCGATCATCGCCGACGCCGAGCTCCTCCCTCGCCTCCGCACCGCGACCGAGGGGTTCCCGCCCTCCGCCCTCGACCGCGTCTGGTTCGGCTCGCCGCGCGATGCGAAGGGTCTCGAGTTCGACGAGGTCGTGCTCGTGGAGCCCGGCTGGCGGTCGGAGCGCGGCGTGGCCGAGTCGCGAGAGCTCTACGTCGCCCTCACCCGTGCGACGCAGCGCCTCACGATCCTGCATTCCACCCCGCTGCCTCCCGAACTCGCCGGGGTCTGA
- a CDS encoding LysR family transcriptional regulator ArgP, which translates to MDLDLAQLSALAAVVDTGSFDSAARELRVTPSAVSQRIKALERSAGAVLVRRSRPTTATEAGAAYVRLARQITALGREAESSVSRGRGGVPTVSLAVNGDSLATWVLPALAPLGHCVAFDLHREDQDHSAELLRDGRVMAAITTDSTPVQGCSVARLGTMRYRAMASTAFARQFFSDGPTPEALGVAPMLVFDRRDDLQDRYLRTTAPSAAPPRHYLPSSADFANAVTLGIGWAMLPDGQSAEAEASGALVDLDPGRSVDVLLYWQQWEIVTNALADTARALAAAAREHLDQSTD; encoded by the coding sequence ATGGACCTGGACCTCGCACAGCTCTCGGCCCTCGCGGCCGTCGTGGACACCGGATCGTTCGACTCCGCAGCCCGCGAACTCCGCGTCACGCCGTCGGCCGTCAGTCAGCGGATCAAAGCCCTGGAACGATCGGCCGGCGCCGTGCTCGTCCGTCGGTCCCGCCCCACGACCGCGACCGAGGCCGGAGCGGCGTACGTCCGCCTCGCACGCCAGATCACCGCGCTCGGACGCGAGGCGGAGTCGAGCGTGTCGCGTGGTCGCGGAGGCGTCCCCACCGTGTCGCTCGCGGTCAACGGGGACTCCCTCGCCACGTGGGTGCTGCCCGCTCTGGCGCCCCTCGGACACTGTGTGGCTTTCGACCTCCACCGCGAGGACCAGGACCACTCGGCCGAGCTGCTGCGCGACGGTCGAGTGATGGCGGCGATCACGACGGATTCGACGCCCGTGCAGGGATGCTCCGTCGCACGCCTCGGGACGATGCGCTATCGCGCGATGGCGTCGACGGCGTTCGCCCGACAGTTCTTCTCCGACGGGCCGACACCCGAGGCGCTCGGCGTCGCACCGATGCTCGTGTTCGACCGCCGCGACGACCTCCAGGACCGCTACCTGCGCACGACGGCGCCCTCTGCCGCTCCCCCGCGGCACTACCTGCCGTCGTCCGCGGACTTCGCCAACGCCGTGACCCTCGGGATCGGGTGGGCGATGCTGCCCGACGGTCAGAGCGCCGAGGCCGAGGCCTCTGGAGCTCTCGTCGACCTCGACCCCGGTCGCTCCGTCGACGTCTTGCTGTACTGGCAGCAGTGGGAGATCGTCACGAACGCGCTCGCCGACACAGCTCGTGCCCTCGCAGCCGCCGCACGCGAGCACCTCGACCAGTCGACGGACTGA
- a CDS encoding AIM24 family protein, whose amino-acid sequence MKSSLFEPSNNEITTNEWMSLQNEYMLKARIYPQYDLIAQKGAMVAYQGDVTFAHEGSRDVGQFLKKMMSSDDQPLMRLSGDGEVFLASYKANVHLVQLENDAITINGRNLLAFQSSLQYDLNRVQGAGMLTGGMWNTTIHGMGTAAVVTQGPPVILDCSQQPTFTDMQATIAWSANIRPTIKSSMSAGALIGRGSGEAFQYAFHGPGWVIVQPSELSFVPTA is encoded by the coding sequence ATGAAGTCCAGCCTGTTCGAGCCGAGCAACAACGAGATCACCACGAACGAGTGGATGTCGCTGCAGAACGAGTACATGCTCAAGGCTCGCATCTACCCGCAGTACGACCTCATCGCCCAGAAGGGCGCGATGGTGGCGTACCAGGGCGATGTCACGTTCGCCCACGAAGGCTCCCGCGACGTCGGGCAGTTCCTCAAGAAGATGATGTCGTCGGACGACCAGCCCCTCATGCGCCTCTCGGGCGACGGCGAGGTCTTCCTCGCGAGCTACAAGGCCAATGTGCACCTCGTCCAGCTGGAGAACGACGCCATCACGATCAACGGGCGCAACCTCCTGGCCTTCCAGTCGAGCCTCCAGTACGACCTCAACCGTGTGCAGGGAGCCGGCATGCTGACGGGCGGGATGTGGAACACGACGATCCACGGCATGGGCACGGCCGCCGTCGTCACGCAGGGCCCTCCCGTGATCCTCGACTGCTCGCAGCAGCCGACCTTCACGGACATGCAGGCGACGATCGCCTGGTCGGCCAACATCCGTCCGACCATCAAGTCGTCGATGTCGGCCGGGGCCCTCATCGGTCGCGGCAGCGGAGAGGCGTTCCAGTACGCCTTCCACGGTCCCGGCTGGGTCATCGTCCAGCCGTCGGAGCTGTCCTTCGTGCCCACGGCCTGA
- a CDS encoding alpha/beta fold hydrolase, with protein sequence MSILPQPPEPVFVMAEDGTRLAVYDVGDTTAPVVMAVHGFASSAVLNWHNAGWTRDLTRAGFRVLSLDQRGHGRSGKPHDPSRFSTEGLAADVLSVMDAHLIDEAVLLGYSLGARVGWQLARTTPHRFPAAVLGGLPSGDPLSAFDLEAARAFASSGAPVTDRLTRAYVEMASGIPGNDLESLIALVEGMRGGVQPDPSDPPAVPLLVAAGDRDPVRDDSRSLAEAAPHGRFVELPDRDHFSAPTSRVFRRAAIDLLTEERASA encoded by the coding sequence GTGAGCATCCTCCCGCAGCCCCCGGAGCCGGTGTTCGTGATGGCGGAGGACGGCACCCGGCTCGCCGTCTACGACGTCGGCGACACCACGGCACCGGTGGTCATGGCCGTGCACGGGTTCGCGTCGAGCGCCGTCCTCAACTGGCACAACGCGGGATGGACCCGCGATCTCACGCGCGCCGGATTCCGGGTCCTCTCCCTCGATCAGCGCGGACACGGACGGAGCGGCAAACCGCACGACCCGTCCCGGTTCAGTACGGAGGGTCTCGCCGCCGACGTCCTCAGCGTCATGGACGCCCACCTGATCGACGAGGCCGTCCTGCTCGGATACTCGCTGGGTGCGCGCGTGGGCTGGCAGCTCGCGCGCACGACGCCCCACCGCTTTCCGGCTGCCGTCCTCGGCGGTCTGCCCTCCGGCGACCCTCTCTCGGCCTTCGATCTGGAGGCCGCTCGAGCCTTCGCCTCGAGCGGAGCGCCCGTGACGGACCGTCTCACCCGCGCCTACGTGGAGATGGCGTCGGGGATCCCTGGGAACGACCTCGAGTCGCTCATCGCACTCGTGGAGGGCATGCGGGGAGGCGTGCAGCCCGATCCGTCCGACCCTCCGGCCGTACCGCTCCTCGTCGCCGCAGGCGATCGCGACCCGGTGCGCGACGACTCGCGGTCGCTCGCCGAGGCCGCGCCGCACGGCCGCTTCGTGGAGCTCCCCGATCGCGACCACTTCTCCGCGCCGACCTCGAGGGTGTTCCGACGGGCGGCGATCGACCTCCTGACAGAGGAGCGCGCGTCGGCCTGA
- a CDS encoding LysE/ArgO family amino acid transporter — MPSTLVSLFSGLAFGLSLIVAIGAQNVFVLRQGIRREHVALVVVTCAVSDAILIVVGVAGVGGAVSAVPWLVPVATIGGAAFLVGYAALALRRALRPAALASDTAGERAPWGSVLLGCLAITWLNPHVYLDTVVLLGSIATGFGTGRWWFGLGAIAASVAWFTAIGFGARLLAPLLARPGAWRVVDGVVAAVMLLIAGRLVWGLLVP; from the coding sequence GTGCCCTCCACCCTCGTCTCCCTGTTCTCCGGTCTCGCCTTCGGTCTGTCGCTCATCGTCGCGATCGGCGCGCAGAACGTGTTCGTCCTCCGCCAGGGCATCCGCCGCGAGCACGTCGCCCTCGTCGTCGTCACGTGCGCCGTGTCCGACGCGATCCTCATCGTCGTCGGTGTCGCGGGTGTCGGCGGGGCGGTGTCCGCCGTGCCGTGGCTCGTCCCGGTCGCGACCATCGGCGGCGCCGCCTTCCTCGTGGGATACGCCGCGCTCGCCTTGCGTCGGGCCCTCCGGCCCGCCGCGCTGGCGTCCGACACGGCTGGCGAGCGCGCGCCGTGGGGGAGCGTCCTCCTCGGCTGCCTCGCGATCACTTGGCTCAACCCCCACGTCTATCTCGACACGGTCGTCCTGCTCGGATCGATCGCGACGGGATTCGGCACCGGTCGGTGGTGGTTCGGACTCGGCGCCATCGCCGCGAGCGTCGCGTGGTTCACCGCGATCGGTTTCGGTGCGCGCCTGCTCGCTCCACTCCTCGCACGACCGGGCGCCTGGCGGGTCGTGGACGGGGTCGTCGCGGCGGTCATGCTGCTCATCGCGGGGCGACTGGTCTGGGGCCTTCTGGTCCCCTGA
- a CDS encoding mechanosensitive ion channel family protein, protein MSGWNPWLQYAIAVIVALVVALAVIVVTSLVVRVVSRRRPAALGLLTSARAPFRALVVVALLWIASAVSVLATFDGWPLVSHALLIAVIVLASWLVGSLASFGLSQAAGRYRVDVADNRVARRVRTQIQMVRRLVLVVVVIVGASAVLMTFPEVRTVGASLLASAGVVSIIAGLAAQSTLGNVFAGVQLAFSDAIRVDDVVIVEGEWGLIEEITLTYVVVKIWDDRRLVVPSTYFTTTPFQNWTRRTSDLLGAIELDLDWRIEPRAMRLELDAILERSDLWDGRVKVLQVTDAVGGFVRVRVLVSARDAPTLFDLRCEVREDLVEWVHRHGADGIPKTRVVMGEDAPPPQVRTPEDTSTGAHRGLFSGSPEAEERGLEFTQSIQVIESDDEPRH, encoded by the coding sequence ATGTCCGGCTGGAACCCCTGGCTTCAGTACGCCATCGCCGTGATCGTCGCGCTCGTCGTGGCGCTCGCCGTCATCGTCGTCACCTCTCTCGTGGTGCGCGTCGTCTCCCGTCGTCGACCGGCGGCGCTCGGACTGCTGACGAGCGCCAGAGCGCCGTTCCGCGCCCTCGTCGTGGTGGCGCTGCTGTGGATCGCTTCAGCCGTCTCCGTCCTCGCCACCTTCGACGGGTGGCCCCTCGTCTCGCACGCGCTCCTCATCGCCGTGATCGTGCTCGCCTCATGGCTCGTCGGTTCGCTCGCCTCGTTCGGACTCTCCCAGGCCGCAGGGCGGTACCGGGTGGACGTCGCGGACAACCGTGTGGCACGCCGGGTCCGCACGCAGATCCAGATGGTGCGGCGACTCGTCCTCGTGGTCGTCGTGATCGTGGGAGCGTCGGCCGTGCTCATGACCTTCCCCGAGGTGCGGACGGTGGGGGCGAGTCTGCTCGCCTCGGCGGGAGTCGTCTCGATCATCGCGGGCCTCGCGGCCCAGTCGACCCTCGGGAACGTCTTCGCGGGTGTCCAACTCGCGTTCAGCGACGCCATCCGTGTCGACGACGTGGTGATCGTCGAGGGGGAGTGGGGCCTCATCGAGGAGATCACCCTCACGTACGTCGTCGTCAAGATCTGGGACGACCGTCGTCTCGTCGTGCCGTCCACCTATTTCACGACGACCCCGTTCCAGAACTGGACCAGGCGCACGAGCGACCTCCTCGGCGCCATCGAGCTCGATCTCGACTGGCGCATCGAGCCGCGGGCGATGCGCCTCGAACTCGACGCGATCCTCGAACGCAGCGATCTGTGGGACGGCCGCGTCAAGGTGCTGCAGGTCACCGACGCCGTCGGCGGATTCGTCCGGGTACGGGTGCTCGTATCGGCGCGCGACGCCCCGACGCTCTTCGATCTGCGGTGCGAGGTGCGCGAGGACCTCGTGGAGTGGGTCCACCGGCACGGCGCCGACGGTATTCCGAAGACGCGTGTCGTCATGGGCGAGGACGCGCCGCCGCCGCAGGTGCGCACGCCGGAGGACACGTCGACCGGTGCGCATCGCGGGCTCTTCAGCGGGAGCCCGGAAGCCGAGGAGCGCGGGCTCGAGTTCACGCAGTCGATCCAGGTGATCGAGTCGGACGACGAACCGCGGCACTGA
- a CDS encoding DMT family transporter — protein MPVLFVLLAAVCFGTTGTALALGPGDASPLGAGAVRIVIGGGILAAVVLVRRPRGPLPAGIAGDSPARRIPSTALVAIGSLGIVAYQPAFFLGTTRVGVAVGTVVALGSAPIFTGAFEWLVTRRFPGLVWAGATAIATGGVVLLSGGTDGAIAPDPVGLAGSLAAGASYGVYALVAKILIARGAESAWTMGTLFGAAAVLSIPLALSTDLRWLVSLEGLAVALWLGVVTTAVAYLLFGRGLVGLSAATASTVTLAEPVTATLLGLVVLGERLSPSAVGGVCVIAVAIVVLVVPWTRLVRSRRAVGGVV, from the coding sequence ATGCCCGTCCTTTTCGTGCTCCTCGCCGCGGTGTGCTTCGGCACGACGGGGACGGCGCTCGCCCTCGGTCCGGGCGACGCCTCCCCCCTCGGCGCCGGGGCCGTGCGCATCGTGATCGGCGGAGGGATCCTCGCAGCCGTCGTCCTCGTCAGGAGGCCACGTGGCCCCCTCCCGGCAGGAATCGCGGGGGACAGCCCGGCGCGGAGGATCCCGTCGACGGCGCTCGTGGCGATCGGCTCCCTCGGGATCGTCGCCTACCAGCCGGCGTTCTTCCTCGGCACGACACGCGTCGGTGTCGCCGTCGGCACGGTCGTGGCCCTCGGGTCGGCCCCGATCTTCACCGGCGCCTTCGAATGGCTCGTCACGCGTCGCTTCCCTGGCCTCGTCTGGGCCGGTGCGACGGCGATCGCGACGGGGGGCGTCGTCCTCCTGTCCGGCGGAACGGACGGTGCCATCGCCCCTGATCCCGTCGGTCTCGCCGGATCCCTCGCCGCCGGGGCGAGCTACGGCGTCTACGCCCTGGTCGCCAAGATCCTCATCGCGAGGGGCGCCGAATCCGCATGGACCATGGGAACGCTCTTCGGAGCGGCTGCGGTCCTGAGCATCCCGCTCGCCCTCTCGACGGATCTCCGCTGGCTCGTGAGCCTCGAGGGTCTCGCCGTGGCGCTGTGGCTCGGAGTCGTGACCACAGCCGTCGCCTACCTGCTGTTCGGCCGTGGCCTCGTCGGGTTGTCGGCGGCGACGGCGTCCACGGTCACTCTCGCCGAGCCGGTGACGGCGACCCTTCTCGGCCTCGTCGTCCTCGGCGAGCGCCTCTCCCCATCCGCCGTCGGAGGCGTGTGCGTGATCGCGGTGGCGATCGTCGTCCTGGTCGTGCCGTGGACACGACTCGTGCGATCGCGGCGTGCCGTGGGTGGCGTCGTATGA